One window of the Chryseobacterium camelliae genome contains the following:
- a CDS encoding GatB/YqeY domain-containing protein — translation MSLENTINEAIKTAMRAKDKVALDSLRAVKSQILLLKTEAKGADVSAEQEIAILQRMVKQRKDSYDQFTAQGRNDLAEVEEAQMKVIEEFLPKQLTAEELESEMKNIIAETGAESVKDLGKVMGVASKTLAGKSDGKSISEMAKKLLS, via the coding sequence ATGAGTTTAGAAAATACCATCAACGAAGCCATAAAAACAGCCATGAGAGCCAAGGACAAAGTGGCCCTTGATTCCCTGCGTGCTGTAAAATCCCAGATTTTACTGTTGAAAACAGAAGCCAAAGGAGCTGATGTTTCTGCCGAGCAGGAAATTGCCATCCTCCAGAGAATGGTGAAGCAGCGTAAGGATTCATATGACCAGTTTACGGCACAGGGAAGAAATGACCTTGCCGAAGTGGAAGAAGCCCAGATGAAAGTTATTGAGGAATTCCTTCCCAAACAGCTGACAGCGGAAGAACTGGAATCTGAAATGAAGAACATCATTGCCGAAACCGGTGCTGAGTCCGTTAAGGACCTCGGAAAAGTAATGGGTGTGGCATCCAAGACCCTGGCGGGGAAGTCAGACGGAAAAAGCATTTCCGAAATGGCTAAAAAGCTTTTGTCTTAA
- a CDS encoding GLPGLI family protein, whose product MKIILTIITTIISMLSFAQKISFIPTLKVTYDSRLQLGEKNNHNQKFILLSNAQSSYFAAARNYLNDTGQYKQTAAIDTRVISDYFQERVIKENNKISVFIRFSDAKIRYEESEPLKWVLYSDTKVINGIKCQMAATNTYGRRWIAYFSREYPISTGPYKFTGLPGLVMEVYDTRDEYHFTAVKIEKDSEEFTFNLSNYKLMSKRNYLQAQYNMRFTLAAFPPIDDENFRRETQKILDKVKIMYNNSLELKPFE is encoded by the coding sequence ATGAAAATAATACTGACCATTATCACCACCATTATTAGTATGTTAAGCTTTGCTCAGAAAATCAGTTTTATACCGACCCTAAAGGTAACGTATGATTCAAGGCTGCAATTGGGTGAAAAAAACAATCATAATCAAAAATTTATTTTGCTGAGTAATGCCCAGAGCTCGTATTTTGCTGCCGCTCGTAACTACCTGAATGATACCGGACAATATAAGCAGACTGCAGCTATTGATACCAGAGTGATTAGCGATTACTTTCAGGAAAGGGTCATAAAAGAAAATAACAAAATATCTGTGTTCATCCGTTTTTCGGATGCAAAAATAAGATATGAAGAATCTGAGCCTTTAAAATGGGTTTTATACAGCGATACAAAAGTCATTAACGGAATAAAATGCCAGATGGCAGCCACCAATACATACGGAAGAAGATGGATTGCCTATTTTTCCCGGGAATATCCTATTTCTACCGGGCCGTATAAATTTACAGGACTGCCGGGACTGGTAATGGAAGTATATGATACCAGAGATGAGTATCATTTTACAGCGGTGAAAATTGAAAAAGATTCGGAAGAATTCACATTCAATCTTTCGAATTACAAACTGATGAGTAAAAGGAATTATTTACAGGCTCAATATAATATGAGGTTTACGCTGGCTGCTTTTCCTCCGATCGATGATGAAAATTTCAGGAGAGAGACCCAGAAGATTCTTGATAAAGTAAAAATAATGTACAACAATTCGTTAGAGCTTAAGCCGTTTGAATAA
- a CDS encoding cupin-like domain-containing protein, whose product MGIILKPIDVVDDITQEEFIRKYLKPRKPVVIKNMAKKWPAYQKWTMDYMKQVVGDVEVPLYDSSKADPSAPINASAAKMKFGDYIDLIQREPTDLRIFLFDPIKYAPKLLEDYISPKELMGGFLDKYPNMFFGGKGSVTFLHFDIDMAHIFHTHFNGRKHILLFDYKWRERLYQIPYATYALEDYDIEHPDFTKFPALDGVEGIECFLEHGDTLFMPTGWWHWMKYLDGSFSISLRAWDKSWAVKAHSLWNLTVQRKFDDLMKSRFKKKYMDWKEKKAVQRAEIALKRGLPK is encoded by the coding sequence ATGGGAATAATTTTAAAGCCTATAGATGTTGTTGATGATATTACCCAGGAAGAATTTATCCGGAAATATCTCAAACCCCGGAAACCGGTTGTCATTAAGAACATGGCGAAAAAATGGCCAGCCTACCAGAAATGGACCATGGACTATATGAAGCAGGTCGTAGGAGATGTGGAGGTCCCGTTGTATGACAGCTCTAAGGCTGATCCTTCAGCTCCTATCAATGCCTCAGCGGCTAAAATGAAGTTCGGGGATTATATCGACCTGATCCAGAGAGAGCCTACAGACCTCAGGATCTTCCTTTTCGACCCTATTAAATATGCCCCGAAGCTCCTGGAAGATTACATTTCCCCGAAAGAGCTGATGGGTGGCTTCCTGGATAAATACCCCAATATGTTCTTCGGTGGAAAGGGCTCCGTAACGTTTCTCCATTTTGATATTGATATGGCCCATATTTTCCATACCCATTTCAACGGCAGGAAACATATCCTCCTGTTTGATTATAAATGGAGGGAAAGGCTGTACCAGATTCCATATGCGACTTACGCCCTTGAAGACTATGATATCGAACATCCTGATTTCACAAAGTTCCCTGCCCTGGACGGGGTAGAAGGAATTGAGTGTTTCCTTGAACATGGCGATACCCTGTTCATGCCTACCGGATGGTGGCACTGGATGAAATACCTCGATGGCAGCTTCTCTATTTCCCTTCGGGCATGGGATAAATCCTGGGCGGTGAAAGCACATTCCCTATGGAACCTTACCGTGCAGCGTAAATTTGACGACCTCATGAAATCCAGGTTCAAGAAAAAGTATATGGACTGGAAAGAAAAGAAAGCGGTTCAAAGAGCAGAGATCGCCCTGAAAAGGGGCCTGCCCAAATAA
- the ftsA gene encoding cell division protein FtsA yields MENQEYSVGLDIGTTKIVAIVGRRNAHGKIEVLGVGKAKSLGVHKGIVNNISQTINSIKAAVAEAQSSAGVPIRKVTVGIAGKHIRSLQHSDYIMREHPDKFITDDDIEALKDQVKKLVMLPGEEIIHVLPQEYKVDSEGEIQEPIGMHGKRLEANFHVVVGQMGSIRNIARCVREAGLEMEALTLEPLASSESVLTKEEKEAGVAIVDIGGGTTDIAIFKDNIIRHTCVIPYGGGIITEDIKEGCSIIEKHADQLKVKFGSAVPELEKDSTYVTIPGLHGRPDKEISLKTLAQIINARVEEILEMVNTELKAYGAFEQKKKLIAGIVLTGGGSNLKHLRQLANYTTGFDSRIGFANEYIANDKNQYLKGPEFATSIGLLMESLKIRDKKQNAAAQEPEEEEQQPETPVAPVEIPQVAEQEQQPVHEQHMRSEQFDHKKSKLTFGQSLMEKVKKFFEEVE; encoded by the coding sequence ATGGAAAATCAAGAGTATTCAGTAGGTCTGGACATCGGGACAACGAAGATTGTCGCGATTGTCGGAAGGAGGAATGCACACGGGAAAATAGAAGTTCTCGGTGTCGGGAAGGCAAAGAGTCTTGGTGTTCACAAAGGTATTGTGAATAATATTTCGCAAACCATTAATTCAATCAAAGCTGCCGTGGCTGAAGCACAGTCCAGCGCTGGAGTCCCTATCCGTAAAGTAACGGTAGGTATTGCGGGAAAGCATATCCGCTCCCTGCAGCACTCTGATTATATTATGCGTGAACATCCGGATAAGTTTATTACAGATGATGACATTGAAGCACTGAAAGATCAGGTGAAAAAGCTGGTCATGCTTCCTGGAGAAGAAATTATCCATGTACTTCCACAAGAGTACAAAGTAGATTCCGAAGGGGAGATTCAGGAACCTATTGGCATGCACGGAAAACGCCTGGAAGCCAACTTCCACGTTGTGGTAGGCCAGATGGGAAGCATCCGTAATATCGCACGATGTGTGCGGGAAGCCGGCCTGGAAATGGAAGCCCTTACCCTGGAGCCGCTGGCCTCTTCAGAATCCGTTCTGACCAAAGAAGAGAAGGAAGCCGGTGTGGCCATCGTGGACATCGGAGGAGGAACAACGGATATTGCCATCTTCAAAGACAACATCATCCGCCATACCTGTGTTATTCCTTACGGAGGAGGAATTATTACCGAAGATATCAAGGAAGGCTGCTCCATCATAGAAAAGCATGCCGACCAGCTGAAGGTAAAATTCGGATCAGCCGTTCCGGAACTTGAAAAGGACAGTACCTATGTTACCATTCCCGGGCTTCACGGAAGGCCGGACAAGGAAATTTCCCTGAAGACTCTTGCCCAGATCATCAATGCAAGAGTGGAGGAAATCCTGGAAATGGTGAATACCGAACTTAAGGCATACGGCGCCTTTGAGCAGAAAAAGAAACTGATTGCCGGCATCGTCCTTACAGGCGGGGGTTCCAACCTGAAACACCTGCGTCAGCTGGCCAATTATACCACCGGATTCGACAGCAGAATAGGTTTTGCAAATGAATATATTGCGAACGATAAAAATCAGTATCTTAAAGGCCCGGAATTTGCTACTTCTATCGGCCTGCTGATGGAAAGTTTGAAGATCCGTGACAAGAAGCAGAATGCCGCTGCACAGGAGCCTGAAGAGGAAGAACAACAGCCGGAAACTCCTGTTGCCCCTGTTGAAATCCCGCAGGTAGCTGAACAGGAACAACAGCCTGTCCATGAGCAGCATATGAGAAGCGAGCAGTTTGATCATAAGAAGTCAAAGCTTACGTTCGGACAGTCGCTGATGGAAAAAGTAAAAAAATTCTTTGAAGAAGTAGAGTAA
- a CDS encoding BrxA/BrxB family bacilliredoxin yields the protein MYPTDLVMPMKAELTDKGFEDLTTPAQVEEALKQSGTTLLVINSVCGCAAGAARPGVVYSLTGDKKPDHLTTVFAGFDTEAVMEARKHLAPFPPSSPCVALFKDGELVHMLERHHIEGNPAGAIAANLQAAYDEYC from the coding sequence ATGTACCCAACAGATTTAGTAATGCCTATGAAGGCTGAGCTTACAGATAAAGGCTTTGAAGATCTTACGACTCCTGCACAGGTGGAAGAAGCTCTTAAACAATCAGGAACTACCCTATTGGTCATCAATTCCGTATGTGGATGTGCTGCAGGCGCAGCAAGACCGGGTGTGGTATACTCTCTGACCGGAGATAAGAAGCCTGATCATTTAACGACTGTTTTTGCAGGTTTTGATACAGAAGCCGTAATGGAGGCCAGAAAACACCTTGCTCCGTTCCCGCCAAGCTCACCCTGCGTGGCGCTGTTTAAAGACGGAGAACTGGTGCATATGCTGGAAAGACACCACATCGAAGGAAATCCTGCGGGTGCTATTGCAGCCAATTTACAGGCTGCTTACGATGAATATTGCTAA
- the ftsZ gene encoding cell division protein FtsZ encodes MENLGTQGFSFDLPKGNSSIIKVIGVGGGGNNALKHMYEKGIHGVDFVVCNTDAQTLDNNPVANKVQLGTTITEGLGAGADPEVGEKSAIESIEDIKAAMGQNTKMVFITAGMGGGTGTGAAPVIAKVAKDMGILTVGIVTVPFSFEGKRRLEQAENGLDKLRNNVDSLIVINNDKLRQQFGNLGFKQGFSKADEVLTNAAKGMAEVITGYFDVNIDFRDAKSVLQNSGTALMSTGIASGENKAEEAVKKALDSPLLNDNKITGAKNVLLLIRSGVEEVTMDEIGVIMDHIQKEAGNTADIIFGVGSDEELGDSVSVLVIATGFSNDHKKFAGPTEKIKISLNDTFETPKESPFKTREERQSAPESSHDFSGKNLFRLDDDHDMPQFSITSTEKKMIMEEEEVKTEVKFFGRDEETEDHPAQEWRKDEEAGERSFVFSFDDDNDPNDLEIQSFSFETEEKKNKPVPGSSSEEKPVEFSFFVHEPIEEPKTDFGQPKAELNVSEKPQQQPKEEPQAEIRSEIHHSEESEFTFVNKSVDQEKIVERRNKLKEFNSRYQNFDSSNEFESVPAFKRKNISIDGNNASEQNINTYLSENNGSVNIRENRFLNKDVD; translated from the coding sequence ATGGAAAATTTAGGGACACAGGGGTTTTCATTTGACTTGCCAAAAGGAAATTCATCCATTATAAAAGTTATCGGTGTCGGAGGCGGTGGGAACAACGCCCTCAAACACATGTACGAGAAAGGAATCCACGGAGTGGATTTCGTGGTATGCAATACAGATGCACAGACCCTGGACAATAACCCGGTTGCCAACAAGGTTCAGCTGGGAACTACCATTACCGAAGGCCTGGGTGCAGGGGCAGATCCTGAAGTAGGGGAAAAATCAGCCATCGAAAGCATCGAAGATATCAAGGCTGCCATGGGGCAGAATACCAAGATGGTATTCATTACTGCCGGTATGGGCGGTGGTACCGGTACCGGGGCAGCGCCTGTTATTGCCAAAGTGGCCAAAGATATGGGCATCCTTACCGTAGGGATCGTAACCGTTCCGTTCAGCTTTGAAGGAAAAAGAAGGCTGGAACAGGCAGAAAACGGCCTCGACAAATTAAGAAACAACGTTGATTCACTGATTGTGATCAATAACGATAAACTGAGACAGCAGTTCGGGAACCTGGGCTTTAAGCAGGGATTCTCCAAGGCTGATGAGGTGCTTACCAATGCCGCGAAAGGAATGGCAGAGGTAATTACCGGATACTTTGATGTGAATATTGACTTCAGGGATGCCAAATCCGTGCTTCAGAACTCCGGAACGGCCCTGATGTCCACCGGAATTGCTTCAGGCGAAAATAAAGCAGAAGAAGCCGTTAAGAAAGCCCTTGATTCTCCGTTGCTGAACGACAACAAGATCACCGGTGCCAAAAACGTGCTCCTGCTGATCCGAAGCGGCGTGGAAGAAGTGACCATGGATGAAATCGGTGTGATCATGGATCATATCCAGAAAGAAGCCGGGAATACCGCAGACATCATCTTCGGGGTAGGTTCTGATGAAGAGCTGGGCGATTCTGTAAGTGTACTGGTGATTGCTACCGGATTCTCCAATGACCATAAAAAATTTGCCGGACCAACGGAAAAGATCAAGATCAGCCTGAACGATACTTTTGAAACCCCTAAGGAATCCCCGTTCAAAACCAGGGAAGAAAGACAGTCGGCTCCTGAATCTTCACACGACTTCAGCGGAAAAAACCTTTTCAGGCTGGATGACGATCATGACATGCCCCAGTTCAGCATTACTTCCACCGAGAAAAAAATGATCATGGAAGAGGAAGAGGTAAAAACTGAAGTAAAGTTCTTCGGACGTGATGAAGAAACGGAAGACCATCCTGCCCAGGAATGGAGAAAAGACGAGGAGGCCGGAGAAAGATCTTTCGTATTCTCTTTTGATGACGACAATGATCCTAATGACCTTGAGATCCAGTCGTTCTCATTTGAAACAGAAGAAAAAAAAAATAAGCCGGTACCCGGCAGTTCATCTGAAGAAAAACCTGTAGAATTCAGTTTTTTCGTTCACGAACCGATCGAGGAGCCTAAGACAGATTTCGGGCAGCCTAAAGCGGAACTAAACGTATCGGAAAAACCTCAGCAACAGCCGAAAGAAGAACCCCAGGCGGAAATCAGGTCCGAGATCCACCATTCGGAAGAATCCGAATTTACTTTCGTGAACAAATCTGTGGACCAGGAAAAAATCGTGGAAAGGAGAAATAAGCTGAAAGAATTCAATTCACGCTACCAGAATTTCGACAGCAGCAATGAATTCGAATCCGTACCTGCGTTCAAGAGAAAAAACATTTCCATTGACGGGAACAATGCCTCAGAACAGAACATCAACACCTACCTGTCTGAAAATAACGGTTCCGTAAACATCAGGGAGAACAGATTTTTAAATAAGGATGTAGACTAA
- a CDS encoding FeoA family protein produces the protein MKQKDLHKLSGFPRNRVGKILGYDNHQLKMPNKIIEMGLLPETIFRILYQAPFNGPMYVEFGEERSRIALREEEGDFIIVEQLN, from the coding sequence TTGAAACAGAAAGATTTACATAAGCTGAGCGGATTTCCCAGAAACAGAGTGGGAAAGATATTGGGCTATGATAACCATCAACTGAAAATGCCTAATAAGATTATAGAAATGGGCCTCCTTCCGGAAACCATTTTCAGAATATTGTATCAGGCCCCGTTCAATGGCCCGATGTATGTGGAGTTTGGGGAGGAGAGAAGCCGGATCGCCCTTCGTGAAGAAGAAGGAGATTTTATCATTGTTGAACAATTGAATTAA
- a CDS encoding carboxypeptidase regulatory-like domain-containing protein has protein sequence MKKNVFLFLMLFFSALTFAQKTVSGKITDEDGVAIPSASVTIEEPGKDAILAYAITNSKGEYKITFTSPESNVDLKVKAFNQKSVTKQISNTDQTLSFKLESEATEIKEVKLKTRMITARGDTISYDLKAFDSKNDRTLADVMKKIPGVEVNADGTILYQGNAINKFYVNGKDLMEGGYGTINNSLPKDAVQKVEVLENHQPVKILQDKVPSDQAAINIKLKNSVTMTGRGEVGTGFGDPWLWNVKLTPMFFGQKSQWVVNYKTNNTGEQVENEGNILAFGSSWEGRRVNAAQNDWLNVENAEVPNLPVKRYLMNSVHYLSANYLTNIDNKKEWELKANANYTNNAVERESTSSTTDFQQGTQYGTKFLNKFYTDKAKGELIFTKNAKKGFFKNTTTFSQFWNADRAMAERSNAGITRYGNEALQSPTSSFQNSLSTIIPWKEKMVNLKSFINYQDDRQTLEISPANYLQIPYRQPGSDVLSTIDFAPGTVALQNFRIKTLDTSHSANISFSTKGWTFTPQVGVDFSTDRLTTNFDASTNSNSPDFGSSLYENDLKFTEITPSASVGVNYKSDAWSLFANFPVNFNSIKAEDAFRNVSKSLNRTTFTPNIFAQYSFASFFKASANANISNNFGDIQTAYAGYILTSPAGFNVMNPNNPIPQTTTKSAGVRLEYRNPLNNLFFNLGYRLSDAKNNLLASSSVNPSGFSVIEYIESENNRTSKSFYSEIGKYFPKFKTNASVNFSNTNSESQSRRNNQDINNENTSNSLGFKFNNTYFSWMSIDFNMTKSWNKQTNGIIQTSLAKTENYNHNLNIFFYPLENHTIGFYWDQINSKLGETKYNNGFFDVSYQFTWAKKKVDFELKWMNIADRKVFERINVDAATITQTTMQLRPSQVMFTVKFNFK, from the coding sequence ATGAAAAAGAATGTCTTTCTGTTTCTGATGCTTTTCTTCTCTGCGCTTACCTTTGCCCAGAAAACGGTTTCGGGAAAAATTACGGATGAAGACGGGGTGGCCATTCCAAGTGCCAGCGTTACGATAGAAGAGCCCGGCAAAGATGCGATCCTGGCGTATGCCATCACCAACTCCAAAGGAGAATATAAGATTACCTTTACGTCTCCGGAATCCAATGTGGACCTTAAAGTGAAGGCCTTCAACCAGAAATCGGTGACTAAGCAGATCAGCAATACAGATCAGACACTCAGCTTCAAGCTGGAATCCGAAGCGACTGAAATCAAAGAGGTAAAACTGAAAACCCGTATGATTACAGCCCGCGGAGATACCATTTCCTACGACCTTAAAGCTTTCGACAGCAAGAATGACCGTACCCTGGCGGATGTCATGAAAAAAATCCCGGGTGTGGAAGTGAATGCCGACGGAACCATCCTCTACCAGGGAAATGCCATCAATAAGTTTTATGTAAACGGAAAAGACCTTATGGAAGGCGGATACGGAACCATCAACAATTCCCTTCCGAAAGATGCTGTACAGAAAGTAGAGGTCCTCGAAAACCACCAGCCGGTCAAGATCCTTCAGGATAAAGTGCCTTCTGACCAGGCAGCCATCAACATCAAACTCAAAAATTCCGTGACCATGACCGGGCGCGGGGAAGTAGGAACCGGATTTGGAGATCCATGGCTGTGGAATGTGAAGCTGACGCCGATGTTCTTCGGACAGAAAAGCCAATGGGTGGTTAATTACAAAACCAATAATACCGGTGAGCAGGTGGAAAATGAAGGAAATATCCTTGCTTTCGGTAGCTCCTGGGAAGGAAGAAGGGTGAATGCCGCCCAAAACGACTGGCTGAATGTAGAGAATGCGGAAGTCCCAAATCTTCCGGTAAAAAGATACCTGATGAACAGCGTTCATTACCTCTCTGCCAACTACCTTACCAATATCGATAATAAAAAGGAATGGGAACTGAAAGCCAATGCAAACTATACCAACAATGCAGTAGAAAGAGAATCTACCAGCAGTACTACGGATTTCCAGCAGGGAACTCAGTACGGAACAAAATTCCTGAATAAATTTTACACAGATAAAGCCAAAGGTGAACTGATTTTTACTAAAAATGCTAAAAAGGGATTCTTTAAAAACACGACCACTTTCTCCCAATTCTGGAATGCAGACCGTGCCATGGCAGAAAGATCCAATGCAGGGATAACGCGGTATGGCAATGAAGCCCTTCAGTCTCCAACATCATCATTTCAGAATTCATTAAGTACCATCATCCCCTGGAAAGAAAAGATGGTCAACCTGAAGTCTTTCATTAACTATCAGGATGACCGCCAGACTTTAGAGATCTCGCCTGCAAATTACCTGCAGATACCTTACAGGCAGCCTGGAAGTGATGTTTTATCAACCATTGACTTTGCTCCCGGAACAGTTGCATTGCAAAACTTCAGAATCAAGACATTAGATACATCACACTCTGCGAATATCAGTTTTTCAACAAAAGGATGGACCTTTACACCACAGGTGGGTGTAGATTTTTCTACAGACAGGCTTACAACAAATTTTGATGCCTCTACCAATTCCAACTCACCTGATTTCGGAAGCAGCCTGTATGAAAATGATCTTAAATTTACAGAGATTACGCCTTCCGCCTCTGTAGGTGTTAATTATAAATCTGATGCCTGGAGTTTATTTGCCAATTTCCCGGTTAACTTCAATAGTATTAAGGCTGAAGATGCCTTTAGAAATGTTTCCAAATCTCTGAACAGAACAACATTTACGCCTAATATCTTCGCACAGTACTCATTTGCATCTTTCTTTAAAGCAAGTGCCAATGCCAATATCAGCAATAATTTCGGAGACATCCAGACTGCTTATGCAGGATATATTTTAACAAGCCCTGCCGGGTTTAATGTAATGAATCCCAACAATCCTATTCCGCAAACCACTACTAAAAGTGCAGGAGTGAGATTGGAGTACCGTAATCCGCTGAATAATCTTTTCTTTAACTTAGGATATAGATTAAGCGATGCCAAAAATAATTTACTAGCTTCCAGCTCAGTGAACCCATCCGGTTTCAGTGTTATCGAATACATTGAAAGCGAAAATAATAGAACTAGTAAAAGCTTTTACTCTGAAATTGGAAAGTACTTCCCGAAGTTTAAAACCAATGCTTCTGTGAATTTCAGCAATACCAATTCGGAATCACAGTCCAGAAGGAATAATCAGGATATCAATAATGAAAACACCAGCAACAGCTTAGGATTCAAATTCAACAATACTTATTTCTCATGGATGAGCATTGATTTCAATATGACCAAATCTTGGAACAAACAGACTAACGGAATTATCCAGACCAGTCTGGCAAAAACTGAAAACTATAATCATAACCTGAATATTTTCTTTTATCCTCTTGAAAACCACACCATAGGTTTTTATTGGGACCAGATCAATTCCAAACTGGGAGAAACCAAATATAACAACGGGTTTTTCGATGTTTCTTATCAGTTTACCTGGGCAAAGAAGAAAGTTGATTTTGAGTTGAAATGGATGAATATTGCAGACAGAAAAGTATTTGAACGAATCAATGTTGATGCAGCCACCATTACTCAGACCACCATGCAGCTCCGCCCGAGCCAGGTGATGTTTACCGTAAAATTCAACTTTAAGTAA
- a CDS encoding GLPGLI family protein, with translation MRTASDYFQERLLRKEGSTTVFFKYGDDKIRYQEKVNLKWVLYGETKTINGVRCQMAATNKYGRRWIAYFSKEYPQSLGPYKFNGLPGLIFELYDTRDQYHFTLTKAEKYASGFTINLSPFKEYPKDKYLKAKYNMENTLAAFSGLEIAGEERKYYQSLIEKRKKMYNNPIELKPFE, from the coding sequence TTGCGGACGGCCAGCGATTATTTTCAGGAAAGGCTGCTGAGAAAAGAAGGCAGTACCACCGTCTTCTTCAAATACGGGGATGATAAGATACGGTATCAGGAAAAGGTTAATCTCAAATGGGTCCTGTACGGCGAAACGAAGACCATCAATGGCGTCAGATGCCAGATGGCTGCCACCAACAAATACGGAAGGCGATGGATTGCGTATTTTTCAAAGGAGTATCCCCAGTCCTTGGGACCGTACAAATTCAACGGTTTACCGGGACTGATCTTTGAACTGTACGATACCAGGGACCAGTATCATTTTACGTTGACAAAAGCTGAAAAATATGCTTCGGGTTTCACCATCAATCTTTCACCCTTTAAAGAATATCCAAAAGATAAATACCTGAAGGCCAAATACAATATGGAAAATACGCTGGCTGCTTTTTCCGGACTGGAAATAGCAGGAGAAGAGCGTAAATATTATCAGTCCCTGATAGAGAAAAGAAAAAAGATGTACAACAATCCCATCGAGCTGAAACCCTTCGAATAA
- a CDS encoding helix-turn-helix domain-containing protein, producing MGVGTNLKKLRSKTKLSQQEIADMLGLDRNTYTNWENETTDIKSQYIPKLAEIFEVSILDLFQEGQKNQFVNNNYDNKNQDNAIGQKDIQQGIIINITDSEAAKMLSSQLEELIKSLKK from the coding sequence ATTGGAGTAGGAACCAATCTTAAGAAACTCAGAAGCAAAACGAAACTTTCCCAACAAGAGATTGCCGATATGCTGGGACTGGACAGGAATACCTATACAAACTGGGAAAATGAAACCACGGATATCAAATCGCAGTACATCCCGAAACTGGCGGAAATTTTTGAAGTGAGCATCCTTGACCTGTTTCAGGAAGGCCAAAAAAACCAGTTTGTCAATAACAATTATGACAATAAAAACCAGGACAATGCAATTGGACAGAAGGATATCCAGCAGGGGATCATTATTAACATCACGGATTCCGAAGCTGCCAAAATGCTCAGCAGCCAGTTGGAAGAACTGATCAAATCATTGAAGAAATAA
- a CDS encoding GEVED domain-containing protein has protein sequence MKKKLTVFLFWGALMNAQNTPCTTNLGGDADPGFITVKINNTTFDHNTFNAQTTFYHEYPASGQTTATLISGQSYSLYTSTSSEAVIGLWMDYNNNGTFESNEFTSVVNSMTTQNTTTLNIPASLPSGTLKIRFRTRAYGSSVTGSNACSNFGSGETRDYTLTVVNNALSTKDIRKESALQYYPNPVRDMLHIENNLVIRNIRVFDLSGKLLINLMPGQKRTALDMSSLPAGTYMIKIGTASETRNFKIQKD, from the coding sequence ATGAAAAAAAAATTGACCGTCTTTCTCTTCTGGGGAGCTCTTATGAATGCGCAAAATACACCCTGCACCACCAATCTCGGCGGAGATGCAGATCCCGGGTTCATTACTGTAAAGATCAACAATACCACCTTTGACCACAACACATTCAATGCCCAGACCACCTTTTACCATGAATATCCGGCTTCCGGGCAGACCACGGCAACCCTTATTTCAGGACAGTCATATTCACTCTACACTTCCACTTCTTCGGAAGCTGTCATCGGCCTCTGGATGGATTATAACAATAACGGGACCTTTGAAAGCAATGAATTTACATCCGTGGTCAATTCCATGACGACACAAAATACGACTACGCTGAACATTCCGGCCAGTCTTCCTTCAGGAACGCTTAAAATAAGGTTCAGAACAAGGGCATACGGCAGTTCTGTCACCGGCAGCAATGCCTGCTCGAACTTCGGATCCGGAGAAACCAGGGACTACACCCTGACGGTTGTCAACAACGCCCTGTCTACCAAGGATATCAGAAAAGAATCTGCCTTACAGTACTATCCGAACCCGGTAAGAGATATGCTTCATATCGAAAACAACCTTGTCATACGGAATATCCGTGTTTTTGACCTTTCCGGAAAACTTCTGATCAACCTTATGCCCGGACAGAAAAGAACAGCGCTCGATATGTCATCACTGCCTGCGGGAACGTATATGATCAAAATCGGTACAGCTTCGGAAACCAGGAATTTTAAAATCCAGAAAGACTAG